The nucleotide sequence CTGCAGGCCGAGCTGCCCAAGGTCCAGCGCGAGGACCAGCGGGCGGCCCTGGAGCGGCTGATCGCGGAGCGCAAGGTGGCTTCCATCGACCACGACACCACTCTTCGCGGCCTGGTCAACGCGAAGGTGCTGTCGAAGGACGCCAACAAGGTTCTCTCCGACTCGCACAAGGCGGTCTACCACACGGCCAAGCGCATCGCCTGGTTCCGGGATCTGATCGTCTGGTTCTTCGCCTTCGGCCTCACCGGCCTCGGCATGCAGATCACGTTCAGCTCGATCGCCCAGGCGGGCGGGCAGCCGCTCTTCATCGGCACCGTCGTCGGCCTCACCAAGGCGATCGGCTCGCTCGTCGTGATCCTGCTCTTCGTCCACGAAAAGATCTGAGGAAACTGCCATGGCTGACAAACCCAAGTTCGAGCGCGGCACGGCGCTCTCCATCTTCAAGAGCGACCGCGCCGAGGACTTCATGGCGCTGATCGTGGCGCTCATCATCGTCGCGATTGTTGTGGCTTTCGTTCCGAGGTAGCGACTCCTCCGAACGAATTGCCCCGGGGCTCGTGTGGCCCCGGGGCTTTTTTTCGCCCGCGATCCGTTCCTGCCTGGAGGGCCGGCGCGGAACTCGCGCGCGGCGTCCCGCCGCGGCCATAGGTGGCCGCTTCGGGGTAGTACCCGCGAACCAAGGCAGTTAGTCTCGGGCCCATGCATCCCCTCGATGCCGGTCTGCTGATTGCCTTCATCGTCTACTGCCTGGCGGCCGGCCTGCGCTCGCGGCGGCATGCGTCGCGCAGCCTCGAGCAGTACTTTCTCGCCGGGCGCACCCTCAAGGGCTGGCAGGCCGGAATCAGCATGGCGGCGACGCAGTTCGCGGCCGACACGCCTCTGCTCGTCACGGGACTCGTGGCGACGGCGGGAATCTTCGCGCTGTGGCGGCTCTGGATCTACGCGCTCGCCTTTCTCATGCTCGGCTTCGTGTTCGCCGCGGCGTGGCGCCGGTCGGGCGTACTGACCGATGCGGAGCTGACGGAGGTGCGCTACGGGACGCGGGCGGCGCTCTGGTTGCGGGCGATCAAGGCGCTGTACTTCGGGACCGTGTTCAACTGCACGGTGCTCGCGATGGTACTGCTCGCGGCGACGCAGATCGCCGAGCCGTTTCTGCTGTGGCACGACTGGCTGCCGGCCGCCGTCTTCGATCCCCTCGCCGGCTTCATGGAGCGGGTCGGCGTCCCGCTCACCGTGCTCGAACCCGGTAGCGCCGACGTCTGGGAGCGGTCGGCGGCGAACCTGCTCTCGCTCGGCGCCATCGTCGCGGTCACCGCGCTCTATTCCGCAACCGGCGGCTTGCGAGGCGTGGTCGCGACCGACGTCGTGCAGTTCGCCGTCGCCATGATCGCGACCGCCGCGTTCGCGTGGCTCGTCGTGGACCGCGCGGGCGGCATGGAGGAGGTGGTATCGCATCTCAAACGGTTGTTTCCCGAGGACGGGTCGGCCGGGCTTTCGGCGAGCGAGCTGCTCGCCTTCACGCCCGACAGGGCGAAGGACACCTCGGCGTTGCTGCTGCTCGTCGTCGGCCTGCAATGGCTCGTGCAGATGAACGCGGACGGCACCGGCTACCTCGCGCAGCGATCGATGGCCTGCGCCACCGATCGCGATGCGCGCGTCGCGGCGGTGGTGTTCACCTTCGCTCAGGTGCTGTTGCGCAGCCTCCTGTGGCTTCCCCTGGCGCTCGGCCTCCTCGTCCTCTTTCCGCCGGACCTCGGCGCGCCGCTCGCGGAGCAGGCGGGCGTCCGCGAACGCACCTACGTGGAGGGCATCGCGGAGGTGCTGCCGGCAGGGCTTCGCGGTCTCATGCTCGTCGGCATGTTCGCGGCGCTCGCCTCGACACTCGACACGCACCTCAACTGGGGCGCGTCGTACTGGACCAACGACCTCTACAAGCGTCTGCTCTGGGAACAGTGGCTCAAGCGACGCCCGTCCGAGCGCGGGCTCGTGTGGGTGGCCCGCGGCGCGAATCTCCTCATTCTCGCGATCGCGGTCGCCATCCTGCCGTGGCTCTCGTCGATTCAGACCGCCTGGCGAGCCAGCCTTCTTCTCGGCGCCGGCATGGGCGTCATGCTCGTGCTGCGATGGATCTGGTGGCGCATCAACGCCTGGGGCGAACTTGCCACGATCGTCGTCTCCACGCTCCTCGCGCCGGCATTGCTCTACGCGTTCACCGACGAGCAGGACGCGCTGCGCCTCCTGCTCATGGCGACGGCGGCCACGGGCGCCGGCGTCGCGACCTCGCTCGTGACGGGCCCGGAGGATCGCGTTCGCCTGATCGCGTTCTACCGGCGCGCGCATCCGCCCGGGTTCTGGGGACCGGTCGCCGACGCGGCCGGCGAGGCCCGCGCCGACGGGCCTCGGCGCCTGGCTCGCGCCGCGTTCGCCGCCGTGGCGGCCGCCTTTTCGGTCTTCTGTCTCCTGACGGGAATCGGGGCGTGGCTCGTCGAGAGCCCGCCGCCGGCGGGGATCGGGTCCCGGACGCTCTGGATCTCCGCGCTGATCGTCGTGGGTGTCGGACTCGTGCCGGTGTGGGTGCGTCTCGGTTTCCGGGCGCCGGCGATCGCGGCTGCCGCCACGACCGCCCGCGAATCGGGACCTCAGTCGATCACGTAGAGGGCGTAATCGGTGCCGAGCGGGTTCTCGTGCGTCAGCTCCTCGACGATGTCCATCTTCTCGAAGTAGCGGCGCACCGCGCGCATGGAGTTGCCGTGGAGCGAGAGCGCCACGTTGATGCGCTCGCGCTTGATGCGGGCGACGAGCTCGTCCAGGAACGGCCAGACGCGTTCCTCCACCATCTGGATGCTCTCGCCGTTCGGCGGGGGGACATCGTAGCCGCGACGCCAGAGGACGGCCTTCTCCGGATCCATGCGCATCGCGTCCTCCTTGCTCTTGCCCATGAGATCCCCGTAGTTGCGTTCCTTGATGCGCCAGTCCTCCTCGAAGCGCACTCCCGGCACCTGCTCCAGCGCCAGCCGGGCCGTCTCCTTCGAGCGCACGAGATCGGAGGTCACGGCGAGGTCGATCTTGAGCGCCTTGAGTTTCGGGGCGAGGACGCGCGCCTGGTCGCGGCCCCGCGCGGTCAACGGCGAGTCGCGCCAGCCGGAAAAGATGCGGTTCACGTTGTCCTCGGATTCGCCGTGCCGGAAAACGACCACGAAGTTCTGACCGGACGCGGGCTCGGCCTTCGGCAGCTCCTTCTTGTGCTTCCCGGGATCCTTGATCGACTCCTCCGCCGCCTGGCGGATCTTCTGCCACAAGGCCTCGTCCATTGCTTCTCCGTTGATGGGCCGTGCTTTCGCCCCATCTTAACCCGCCCGATCCCTGCCGGCACCCGAGGTGGACGCACCAATACCCCGGCGCTAGCATGACTAAGCCTACTCGCAGAAAGGCTCCGGCCGCGCGACGCATGAAACGTCATTCGCACCCGTCGAAGGCGCTCGGCAAGACGGGCCGCGCCTCCGGCGCGTCAAAGGGTCCCGCGCGACCGACGCACGCCTCCCACGGGGGCACCGAAACCACGACCGACCCGATGGGCTCGGCGCTCGAGAAGCTCGAGGCGGCCCAGACCCGTCTCGCCGCCCGCAACCAGGCGCTCCTCGCCGAGCGCCGGCGCCTCCTCGAGGAACGCCGGCACGACGAGACGGCGAAACGATCGAACGAGGAGCTCCTCCGCCTGCTCGCGGACAACCTGCCCGCCGCCGTTTCCTACGTCGATTCGGCGGAACGCTACCGGTTCAACAACCGGGTCTACGAGGAATGGTTCGGCTGCTCGCCGGGCGACATCTACGGGAAGACCGTCGCGGACGTGATCGGGCAGGAAGCCTACGATACCGTCGTGCGCGAGCCGTTGCGCCGGGCGCTGGCCGGCGAGCGCGTGAGCTACGAGCGCAGGGTGCCGTATCTCCACGGCGGCCCGCGCTTCGTCGACGCGGTATACGTACCCCACCGCGACGAGCACGGGCGGGTCCTGGGCGTTTTCGTGCGCCTTCGCGACATCAGCGAGCAGCGCGCCGCGCGGGAGGCCGTCGAGCAGGCCAATCGGCTTCTGGACGGCGTGGTGAACAACACGCATCTGCTCATGGCCTGTCTGGATACGGACTTCCGGTTTCTCTGGGTGAACCGGGCGTACGCGGAGGCGGACGGACGCGATCCGGCCGACTTCGCCGGCAAGAACCACTTCGCGCTCTACCCGGACGCCGACAACGAACGGGTGTTCCGCGAGGTGGTGGAAACGGGGACGCCGCGCTTCTTTCATGCGAAGCCGTTCGAGTACCGCAACAACCCGGAGCGCGGCGTCGGCTTCTGGGACTGGGCGCTGATTCCCGTCAAGCACCCCGGCGGTCGCGTCGAACGGCTCGTGCTCACGCTGCTCGACGTGACCGCGCGGGTACAGGCCGAGCAGGACCTGCGGAGCGAGCGCAACTTCGGCTCGGCCATCCTGGACACGGTCGGCGCGCTGATCGTCGTGCTCGACCGCGACGGTCGCATCGCACGCTTCAATCACCAGTGCGAGCTCACGACCGGCTACACCTTGGAAGAGGTGCGCGGGCGCCGTCTGGCCGACTTCCTGATCCTGCCCGAGGAAAGCGCGACCGTGAACGAGGTGTTCACGAGGCTCGCGGCCGGGCAGTTCCCGAACCAGCACGAGAACTACTGGATCACGCGGGACGGGCGCCGACGCTGGATCCACTGGGCGAATACGGCCCTCCTGGGCGAAGGCGGGGAAGTGGAATTCGTCATCGCCACCGGCCTCGACATGACGGAGCTGCGCGAAGCGTCCGAGCGGGCGCGCAGCCGCGAGCAGGAGCTCGCGCACGCCGCGCGCGCCGGCATGATCAGCGAGCTGGCCTCGGGCCTTGCGCACGAGGTCAACCAGCCGCTCACGGCGATCGCGAGCTACGCGCAGGAGTGCGTGCGGCGCCTGCGCGCCGGCGAGGCGGACGACGGCACGCTCCTCGGGGCGGTCGAGCAGATGGCAACACAGGCACAGCGGGCGAGCGACATCATCCGCACGATGCGCGAGTTCGTATCGAAGCGGACGACCACCCCCGCCCGCATCGACATCAACACGATCGTCTCGCAAGCCGCGACGCTCGCGGCCTCGGAGGCGCGCCGCGCCGGAATCGTTCTCCGCCTCGAGCTGGCGCCGGCCATGCCGGCGCTGTGGGCGGACGCCATCCAGATCGAGCAGGTCGTCCTGAACCTGCTGCGCAACGGGATCGACGCGCTTCAGGCTGCGCCGCCCGGACGCCGCTCGCTCGCCGTGCGCACCGTCGTGAACGGCGGCCGCGATGTCGAGGTCGCCGTGATCGACACCGGGCCGGGCCTCCGCATCGATCAGCTTCCCCGCCTCTTCGAGCGCTTCTACACGACGAAGAAGGAAGGAATGGGGATGGGCCTCGCGCTTTCGCGCTCGATCATCGATGGGCACCGGGGCCGCCTCTGGGCGGAGAACAACCCGGGCGGCGGCGCCACGTTCCGCTTCACGCTGCCGATCGAGCCACAGACCGATGGATAGAAATGCCGTCGTCTATCTGGTCGACGACGACCAGGCCGTACGCGACTCGCTGAAGTGGGTGATCGAATCGGCAGGCTTCACGGTGGAAACCTACGCTTCCTCGCAGGCATTCCTCGACGCGTATCGTCACGATCGGCCCGGGTGCCTCGTCCTGGACGTGCGCATGCCCGGCATCAGCGGCTTGAACCTCCAGACCCGCCTGGCCGACAAGCATTCCATCCTGCCCATCATCTTCATCTCGGCGCACGCCACGGTGCCGGACGCCGTTCGCGCCATGCGCGCCGGGGCGGTCGATTTTCTGATCAAGCCGTTCAACAATCAGGACCTGCTGGACCGGATCGAGCAGTGCGTCGCCGAGGCGGTGCGGCGAAGGGAGGAACGGCGGCAGCGCGAAGAGGTCGCACGCCGTCTCGCCACCCTGACGCCGCGCGAGCGCGAGGTGCTGGACGGCGTCGTGGCCGGAAGGACGAACCGCGCGATTGCCGCCGAGATGAAGGTCAGCGTCAAAACCGTCGATGCCCACCGGGCGAAGGTGATGGACAAGATGCAGGCGAGCTCCCTTGCGGAGCTCGTGCACCTGATGCATCTCCCCCCTCCCCCGTAGAAATACCAATGACGGCTGGTACTGTTCCCAATTCAGCCGTGGTGCCCCAGGACCTAGACTTTTGATGTCGGATACGCTGCCACGCGTTCCCAGGGATCGGCATTCAGGACCCGCGCATGCCCGTTCCCGCTCGATGACGGATCTCCTCCAGGGCCGCCCGCAAGCCGCCGGGCGGGGCCGTGCCCGCAGCGCCCGTCCGCGAACGGTGGAACCACCGAGTCGGAAACACCACGGTGTCCTCGATCCGGAGCAGATCAGAAGCGTCCTCGCGATCCACCTCGCCGGGCATGCGCTGCCGCCCGCGGTTCTCGATTACGTGCTCTGGGAGGTATGCCGTTTGATAGACGACGGTCGGATCGGGCCCTCGTCGCCCGACGGACTTCGAACAGGGAGAACATCATGAAGAAAGCGAATGAAGGAGCCGATGTCATCGCGCTGTCGCAGAAGCGGGTGAACTGTCACGGGTGCGATGCCGGGGAGCTCTGCCTCCCGAACGGCCTGAAGGAGGACGACCTGCTCGCCCTCGAACACGTGGTGCGCCGGCGGCGCAGCCTGGCGAAAGGGCAGACACTCTACCGCATGGGCGATCCCCTGCTCTCGCTCTATGCGGTGCGCCGCGGCAGCGTGAAGACGAACCTGCTCACGCAGGACGGCCGCGTGCAGGTCACCGCGTTCTATCTTCCCGGGGAGCTGATCGGCGTCGATGCGATCGACGAGGGACGATTCCCCTGCGATGCGGTCGCGCTCGAAGAGACCGAGCTCTGCGAGATCCCCTGGGCGGATCTCAATCACCTCGCCGGGCGGACCCCCGCGCTCAACCAGCAGCTCGTCCGCCTCATGAGCCGGGAGATCGTGCGCGACGAGGAGCTGCTCATGATGCTCGGTCATCTCGGCGCGGAGGCGCGCCTCGCAGCGTGTCTCCTGAATTTCAACGCGCGCTACAAGCGACTCGGCGCGCTCGAAGACCGCTTCACGCTGTCGATGTCGCGTCAGGATCTCGGCGATTACCTCGGGCTGGCGCTGGAGACGGTCAGCCGCTTCTTCACGCGGCTGCACGACGAAGGCCTGCTCGAAGTCCAGGGCCGTGACGTGCGGGTGCTCGACGCATCCCGGTTGCGGGCGATGGTGTCTCAACCCAACGGGCGCCGCGGGCTGCGCGCCTGAACGCCCTTACCCCACCCTGAGGCCCGGTCCGTCCGGAAGTCCGCCGGGCACGCTCGCGCTACCGTCCGTCGGGGTTCGCTGCGGGTTTACCCGTGTCCGGTCTGGTGAAAACCCGCATACAGGGACGCAAAAGCACCACGTATAAAAGGTGTTCCCGTCACCCATCCCGCTCCCCGGCCGGCCCCGCCGGGTCCTCGTTTCGGGTCGACGGCGCGCTGAAGAGGAGGAGAAGGCATGGGAATGGAACACCGCTGGAGCGACCGACGTCCGGCCGATCTGCCCGTCACCCTCGCATACCGCCCGCTGGGATTGATTCGAGGGCGCCTGCAGGATCTGAGCGGCGGCGGGGCCTACATCCGCACCCGGATCGCGCTCTTGCCCAACACGCCTGTGGAGCTCGTCGTGCCGAACGACGAACAGGACGCTACCCGCCTCCTCAGGCTTCCGGCGATCGTAACCCGCTCCGGTCCGGAAGGGGCCGGGCTCATGTTCACCCAGCTCACCGCCACCCAGTACGAAGCGCTGCTCGCGCGCGCCCGCGCCGCGCTCGCCCCCCGTCCGGCCGTGGCCGATCGGAGCCGGACGCGCCGCCGCTCGGGCGAGCCTTGAGGCAAGCGGTTTTGGCCTCCGGCCCGACGGATTAGACTAAGGATCTACCCTCTGGGAACGGTCAGGGATGCAGCGCGCGACTCGGGCAACCCGGCTCCTGCTGGCGAGCAGTGCGCTCGCCGCCGGGCTCGCGCAAGCCGCGCCACCGGTGCATATCGGCGTGCTCGCCACGCCGGCGGAAGCCGACACGGCCGCCCGGTGGGCCCCCACCGCGAACTACCTCTCGGAACGCATTCCGGATAATCGCTTCGTCGTCGTGCCGCTCGACCTGGAAGGATTGCGCCTCGCGGTCGAACGCGAAACGGTCGCCTTCGTCCTGACCCACCCGGGTCATTACGTCGACCTCGACGACCTCTACGACCTCACGCCCATCGTCACCCGGCGGATGCGGATGCACGAGGAAGCCCGCTCGCAGTTCGGTGCCGTCCTGCTCACGCGCGCCGATCATCCGGCCGTGCGCACCCTGGCGGACCTGCGCGGACGCTCCCTGCTCGCCGCGGGCGACCAGACCTTCGGCAGCTTCCATCTCGTCTGGCGCGAGCTCGAGGCGGCCAACGTGCACCCCTTCCGCGATCTCGGACGCCTCGAGCTGCGCGAAGGTACTCCTGAGGCGATCGTCGACGCGGTACGCGACGGCGCGGTCGATGCCGGCGTGGTCCCGACCGGCGTTCTCGAGAACCTGGTCGCGTCCGGGAAGGCGTCGCTCGATGCGTTTCGCGTCGTGAATCCCGTGCAGGTTCCCGACTTCCCTCTCCTCACGAGCACCCGCCTTTATCCCGAGTGGCCCCTGGCCGCCACGCGGAATACGCCCGAAACGCTCGCCCGCGCGGTCGCCGTCGCCCTGCTCGAGATGCCCGAAACCCATGCCGCGGCGCGCGCCGCCGGTCACGCCGGCTGGACCGTTCCGCCGTCGTACCAACCGGTGCACGCGCTCTACGAGGCGCTGCACCTCGGCCATCATCGCATGGCCGACAGCAGCTTGACCGAGCTGATGCGCGAACACTGGTACGGATTCGTCGCGGGCGCATTCGTCCTGCTGCTCATGGCGGGCGTCACGGCATATGTGCTGAAGCTCAACCATCAGCTCAAGGACGAGATCCGCTGGCGCAGGCGGATGCAGGAAGAAATGCAGAAGTTCGCGAGCGCCGTGGAGCAGACGGCGGACGCCGTGCTGATCACCGACCCGAAAGGTCGGATCGAGTACGTGAATCCGGCCTTCAGCCGGATCACCGGCTACACCATCGAGGAGGTGCTCGGACGCACTCCGAGGATCATGAAGTCGGGCACGCTGGATGCCGGGTTCTATGCCCGCCTTTGGAAAACGATCCTGAACGGCGAGACGTTTCGCGCCGAGTTTCTGAACCGCCGCCGGGACGGTTCGCTTTACTGGGAGGCGAAGGCGATCACGCCGCTCAAGGATCCGGGCGGACGGATCACGCACTTCGTCGCGACCGGCCGGGACATCACCGAGCAGAAACGCTCGGAGGAGGAGGCGCAACTTCGCCAGGAGCAGCTTGCCCACACGGCGCGCGTGAATCTCATCGGCGAGATGGCCTCGGGTCTCGCCCACGAGATCGCGCAACCGCTCACCGCGATCATCAACTACGCCCAGGGCACGGTCCGACGACTTCGACAGGGCGAGCAGGACAGGGAGCCGCTCCAGCACGCGCTCGAGCAGATCGTGGCGCAGGCGCAGCGCGGCGCGGAAGTGGTCCAGCACCTGCGCCGGTTCGTCTCGCGGCGCGCGCCCCAGCGCGCGATGAACGACATCAACGCCATCGTCTCCCAGGCGGCCGCGCTGGCCGAGCCGGAGGCGCGCAAGAAAGGCATCGTGCTTTCGCTCGAGCTGGCGGCGAACCTCCCCGGCGTGTGCGTGGACGGCATCCAGATCGAGCAGGTGATCCTGAACCTCCTGCGCAATGGCGCCGAGGCGCTGGCCAGCGCCGACGGCGGGCGGCGCGAGCTCGTCGTGCGCACGGCGGTCGGCGACGGCGGCGAGGTGGAGGTGTCCGTCAGCGACACCGGCCCGGGGCTCCCGCCGCGCCTCGCGGCGAAACTCTTCGAACCCTTTTTCACCACCAAACCCGACGGCGTCGGCCTCGGGCTCGCGGTCTCCCGGACGATCATCGAGACGCACGGCGGCAGGCTGTGGGTGACGCCGAATCTCGACCGCGGGGTGACCTTCCGTTTCACGATTCCACTCGAGGCACAGACGCATGAAAGATGATGCCACCGTCTTCGTGGTCGACGACGATGCGGGCGTTCGGGACTCGCTGCGCTGGGTAATCGAATCGGCCGGGCTCAAGGTCGAGACCTTCGCGTGCGCCCGGGACTTTCTCGACGCCTACGATCCGTCGCGCCCCGGCTGCCTCGTCCTCGACATCCGGATGCCGGGCATGAGCGGCATGGACCTGCAGAAGGAGCTGGTCGCACGCCGCATCGACATCGGCATCATCTTCATCACCGGGCACGCCACGGTCGCGACGGCGGTACATGCCATGCGCGCCGGCGCGGTCGATTTCATCACCAAGCCGTTCAGCGACCAGGCCCTGCTCGACCGCGTCACCGAGTGCATCGAGCGCGCCCGGCGCCGCTACCGCCAGCGGCTGGAGCGGGCCGATGTCGCGGCGCGTTTTGCCCTCCTTACGCCGCGCGAGCACGAGATCATGAACGACGTGGTGTCCGGGAAGTCGAACAAGGTGATCGCGGCGGAACGCAACATCAGCCAGAAAACGGTCGAGGCTCACCGCGCAAAGATGATGCAAAAGCTGCAGGCCCGCAGCCTGGCCGAACTGATGAGGATGGTTTTGCCACAAGAAGACCTTAGGGAAAAACCCTGACTAAGTTTGGTATATCTCCCAATTCCGTGGCTTTTCCGGTTCCAGTATAAAACCCACGTTGCCGCGCACGATTTAGGCCGCGGCGCCTCC is from Sulfurifustis variabilis and encodes:
- a CDS encoding sodium:solute symporter family protein gives rise to the protein MHPLDAGLLIAFIVYCLAAGLRSRRHASRSLEQYFLAGRTLKGWQAGISMAATQFAADTPLLVTGLVATAGIFALWRLWIYALAFLMLGFVFAAAWRRSGVLTDAELTEVRYGTRAALWLRAIKALYFGTVFNCTVLAMVLLAATQIAEPFLLWHDWLPAAVFDPLAGFMERVGVPLTVLEPGSADVWERSAANLLSLGAIVAVTALYSATGGLRGVVATDVVQFAVAMIATAAFAWLVVDRAGGMEEVVSHLKRLFPEDGSAGLSASELLAFTPDRAKDTSALLLLVVGLQWLVQMNADGTGYLAQRSMACATDRDARVAAVVFTFAQVLLRSLLWLPLALGLLVLFPPDLGAPLAEQAGVRERTYVEGIAEVLPAGLRGLMLVGMFAALASTLDTHLNWGASYWTNDLYKRLLWEQWLKRRPSERGLVWVARGANLLILAIAVAILPWLSSIQTAWRASLLLGAGMGVMLVLRWIWWRINAWGELATIVVSTLLAPALLYAFTDEQDALRLLLMATAATGAGVATSLVTGPEDRVRLIAFYRRAHPPGFWGPVADAAGEARADGPRRLARAAFAAVAAAFSVFCLLTGIGAWLVESPPPAGIGSRTLWISALIVVGVGLVPVWVRLGFRAPAIAAAATTARESGPQSIT
- a CDS encoding PAS domain-containing sensor histidine kinase; this encodes MKRHSHPSKALGKTGRASGASKGPARPTHASHGGTETTTDPMGSALEKLEAAQTRLAARNQALLAERRRLLEERRHDETAKRSNEELLRLLADNLPAAVSYVDSAERYRFNNRVYEEWFGCSPGDIYGKTVADVIGQEAYDTVVREPLRRALAGERVSYERRVPYLHGGPRFVDAVYVPHRDEHGRVLGVFVRLRDISEQRAAREAVEQANRLLDGVVNNTHLLMACLDTDFRFLWVNRAYAEADGRDPADFAGKNHFALYPDADNERVFREVVETGTPRFFHAKPFEYRNNPERGVGFWDWALIPVKHPGGRVERLVLTLLDVTARVQAEQDLRSERNFGSAILDTVGALIVVLDRDGRIARFNHQCELTTGYTLEEVRGRRLADFLILPEESATVNEVFTRLAAGQFPNQHENYWITRDGRRRWIHWANTALLGEGGEVEFVIATGLDMTELREASERARSREQELAHAARAGMISELASGLAHEVNQPLTAIASYAQECVRRLRAGEADDGTLLGAVEQMATQAQRASDIIRTMREFVSKRTTTPARIDINTIVSQAATLAASEARRAGIVLRLELAPAMPALWADAIQIEQVVLNLLRNGIDALQAAPPGRRSLAVRTVVNGGRDVEVAVIDTGPGLRIDQLPRLFERFYTTKKEGMGMGLALSRSIIDGHRGRLWAENNPGGGATFRFTLPIEPQTDG
- a CDS encoding response regulator transcription factor; this translates as MKDDATVFVVDDDAGVRDSLRWVIESAGLKVETFACARDFLDAYDPSRPGCLVLDIRMPGMSGMDLQKELVARRIDIGIIFITGHATVATAVHAMRAGAVDFITKPFSDQALLDRVTECIERARRRYRQRLERADVAARFALLTPREHEIMNDVVSGKSNKVIAAERNISQKTVEAHRAKMMQKLQARSLAELMRMVLPQEDLREKP
- a CDS encoding helix-turn-helix domain-containing protein, translated to MKKANEGADVIALSQKRVNCHGCDAGELCLPNGLKEDDLLALEHVVRRRRSLAKGQTLYRMGDPLLSLYAVRRGSVKTNLLTQDGRVQVTAFYLPGELIGVDAIDEGRFPCDAVALEETELCEIPWADLNHLAGRTPALNQQLVRLMSREIVRDEELLMMLGHLGAEARLAACLLNFNARYKRLGALEDRFTLSMSRQDLGDYLGLALETVSRFFTRLHDEGLLEVQGRDVRVLDASRLRAMVSQPNGRRGLRA
- a CDS encoding PhnD/SsuA/transferrin family substrate-binding protein; this translates as MQRATRATRLLLASSALAAGLAQAAPPVHIGVLATPAEADTAARWAPTANYLSERIPDNRFVVVPLDLEGLRLAVERETVAFVLTHPGHYVDLDDLYDLTPIVTRRMRMHEEARSQFGAVLLTRADHPAVRTLADLRGRSLLAAGDQTFGSFHLVWRELEAANVHPFRDLGRLELREGTPEAIVDAVRDGAVDAGVVPTGVLENLVASGKASLDAFRVVNPVQVPDFPLLTSTRLYPEWPLAATRNTPETLARAVAVALLEMPETHAAARAAGHAGWTVPPSYQPVHALYEALHLGHHRMADSSLTELMREHWYGFVAGAFVLLLMAGVTAYVLKLNHQLKDEIRWRRRMQEEMQKFASAVEQTADAVLITDPKGRIEYVNPAFSRITGYTIEEVLGRTPRIMKSGTLDAGFYARLWKTILNGETFRAEFLNRRRDGSLYWEAKAITPLKDPGGRITHFVATGRDITEQKRSEEEAQLRQEQLAHTARVNLIGEMASGLAHEIAQPLTAIINYAQGTVRRLRQGEQDREPLQHALEQIVAQAQRGAEVVQHLRRFVSRRAPQRAMNDINAIVSQAAALAEPEARKKGIVLSLELAANLPGVCVDGIQIEQVILNLLRNGAEALASADGGRRELVVRTAVGDGGEVEVSVSDTGPGLPPRLAAKLFEPFFTTKPDGVGLGLAVSRTIIETHGGRLWVTPNLDRGVTFRFTIPLEAQTHER
- a CDS encoding histidine phosphatase family protein, translating into MDEALWQKIRQAAEESIKDPGKHKKELPKAEPASGQNFVVVFRHGESEDNVNRIFSGWRDSPLTARGRDQARVLAPKLKALKIDLAVTSDLVRSKETARLALEQVPGVRFEEDWRIKERNYGDLMGKSKEDAMRMDPEKAVLWRRGYDVPPPNGESIQMVEERVWPFLDELVARIKRERINVALSLHGNSMRAVRRYFEKMDIVEELTHENPLGTDYALYVID
- a CDS encoding PilZ domain-containing protein, with the translated sequence MGMEHRWSDRRPADLPVTLAYRPLGLIRGRLQDLSGGGAYIRTRIALLPNTPVELVVPNDEQDATRLLRLPAIVTRSGPEGAGLMFTQLTATQYEALLARARAALAPRPAVADRSRTRRRSGEP
- a CDS encoding response regulator transcription factor; its protein translation is MDRNAVVYLVDDDQAVRDSLKWVIESAGFTVETYASSQAFLDAYRHDRPGCLVLDVRMPGISGLNLQTRLADKHSILPIIFISAHATVPDAVRAMRAGAVDFLIKPFNNQDLLDRIEQCVAEAVRRREERRQREEVARRLATLTPREREVLDGVVAGRTNRAIAAEMKVSVKTVDAHRAKVMDKMQASSLAELVHLMHLPPPP